The DNA window GGACGGCGCGCCGGGCGGGGATGGCAAGAACGCCGACATCGTCAGCTGGGATCTCGACCGCCCCTGAGTGACGCTCGCCCGACAGGGCACTGCTTCGAACTCCTGCCTCCTCCGCACAATCCGCGCCGGCTCCAGTCAAGCCCTTAAGATTCACTCCCTCTCGACCGAGGAAGAACCGTACAACCAGCTCCACGGGAGAGAGCGCCATGCGGAAAATTGTCTTCGTCGATGATGCCCGGGAGGTCCTGCAACACCTCCAGCGCACGCTCGCACCGATGAAAAGCGAGTGGGAGATGCAGTTCTTTCCCTCCGGGACAGAAGCGCTGCAGGCGATCAAGGCCTCGGGCTGCGACGTCGTTGTCTCCGATATGGTCATGCCGAAGATGGATGGGGCGGAATTGCTGGCGGAGGTACAAACCGTTTGTCCCCATGCCGTGCGCATCGTGCTGTCCAGCGACCAGAGCCCCTCCAACCATGTCCGTTCCGCGACCGTCGCGCATCGATTCCTCAACAAGCCCCTGGATATGACCACGTTGCAGGCCACGATCCAGCAAGCGGATCAGCTGCGGAGCGTGCTCGGCAACCCGGCCCTCCGAGCCCTGGTAAAAGAAATCAAAAGCCTGCCCAGCCTCCCATCGATCTATCAGGAACTGATGCAGGAGATGCGATCGCCCCACTCCTCATTGAAGAAGGTCGCGCGCATCATCGGCAAGGATCTCGCGATGATGGCGAAGATTCTCCAGTTGGTGAACTCCGCCTTCTTCGGACTGCGCACTCACGTGTCGAGCCCTGAGCAAGCCGTTGCGCTGCTTGGATTCGACGCGATCAAATCGCTTGTGCTGTCCACTCAGGTCTTTTCGCAATTCGACCGCGCCCAACTGCCGTCGTTCTCACTCGACGCCCTCTGGCAGCATGCGATGGTAGCCGGCGGGTATGCGCGGAGCCTCGCCAAGGAAGAAGGCGTCGACCAGCCGGTCGTCGAAGCCGCCTATACGGCGGCGCTGCTGCACGATCTCGGCCGGTTGGTGCTCGCCGCCAACCGGCCTGAGGACTATGCGCGGGTCATGAACTTGGTACAAACCCAGCATGAGGCAGACTGGCAGGCGGAGCGTGAAGTGTTCGGTGCAGACCACGCCCATGTGGGTGCATACCTTCTGGGGCTCTGGGGCCTCAGCGAGCCGATCGTGGAGGCGGTCGCATTCCACCACCACCCGATGGAGTATGTCGCCTCGGGCTTCACGGCCGTGACGGCCGTCCATGTCGGCAATTGCCTGGCCGAAGCGCAGCTCCAGGGCAAGACCGCGGAAGACCCACTCGCAAGCTCCGACCAGGCGTACCTTCGCAGAGAAGGATTCGATGGACGTTTGGAGCAGTGGCGGACGCTCTGCCGGGCGGCTTGACACGAACCAGTTCATCCACGCCCAACCTTGACCCGCCTCCAACCGTCGCTGTACAAACGGAATCGATGGTTTCGCCGGTCGTCACGACATCTCCGCTGCGCCGCAGAGTCCGAGTCCGACACCTGGCTTTCGCCATCTGCCTGGCCATCCTGCTTCAAACCGCCTGGTGCTTCGCCGGCACCGTCACCGTCGATCTCTCCAAGGACGAAGGTCCTATCACCCACCGCGCAAACGGCTACCTGGTCAGTCTGCAGGCCGATGCGCCTGCCGCGGAGCTCATTCAACCGCTGAAACCCACTTCGTTCCGCGGCAGCCCCGGCTACATCTTTGCGAATTATGCCAGGCTCCGCGAACTCGGGGTGGACGAGTTCCAATTGACGCTGGGATTGGTCTTTGCGGACTACGCCCAGTGGATCTTCGACATCAACCGGATAGGGGAACAGGGCGACTATGGCCCATGGCTGGCCCACGTCAATCGCGTGATCGACGTCGTGCAGGCGCGCAAGCTCAACGTCCTCTGGGACATCTACAACGAACCGGATCTCGCGTTTCCGCCGATCGGAGAGAACCCCAAACTCAAGACCGGCTGGAAATTGGCCTACGAGCTGATCAAGCGGCGTATCCCAGGGGCGCGCATTGTCGGCCCAAGCATCAGCCGATACCGGTTGTTGAAACCGTTTCTGGACTGGAGCCGGGATGAACGGGTCTTTCCCGACATCGTCGCCTACCATGAGTACGATGATCCTGCCGGTGCGCAAACCTTGATCGACGATTTGCGCCGGTATCTCCAGGAAAAAGGGCTGACGGCCCCGATCTCGGTCAACGAAATCATCGGGCAGGAAACCTGGACGCAGCCGGGCTACGTGGCGGCCGTTCTGGCGGCGTACGAGCGAGCCGGTATCCTCAGTGCCATGCATGCCTGTTGGCCCGACGCGCAAGACACCAGCCGGGATCAGGTCGAGAATACCTGCGACAACCCGACGCTCGACGGGCTGCTCTTCGTCGATCGGCAGAGCGCTCGTCCAGGCTGGCACGTTTATCAAACTTATGCCGCCATGGAGGGCCATCGGCTGCAGGCGACTTCGGATCGTCCCGGCCTCCACGTCCTGGCAGCCGATGATCGTCGGGCCGACCAGGTCCGCCTGCTGCTCGGGAAATTCCAGGCTCACGATGAAGAAGAGACCCTGGTCGTCTTGCGCCAGGTGTCGCAGCGATGGCCGGGGAACCAGGGACTTCCCATTGATATCTGTGGCGAGGTCATTCCGGACGTGGGGTCGGCACCGCTCGAGCGGCCGGTTCGACGGCTGGCAATGCGCGCCGTTCCTGCCGGTGATGCGCTCCTGTTCAGTCTCCCGGAATTCGGACGGGCCGACGCCTACCGCATCACGATCGGACGGACCGGGAATTGTGCCGCCGCCGGCATGCCGAGGCCTCACTCACCTTGACAGCTCCGGACGATCCCGCTAAGATCGGCCTCGCCTTTAATACCCATCCTGTGAGGTGGGGAAGGAGTAACGACGATGCTGCACGGCAGGGAGCCGTGGAACAACCGCGACCTTCTCATCCGAACCGGTGGGAAGGTTTTTTTGTGCCCGAAGACGGATTGGCTATGACGAACGAAACCTCGACCGAGAAACGACAGGAGCGGGTGGTCATGGATGCCGGCGACATCGCCAGGGCCCTGACTCGCATCGCTCATGAGGTGCTGGAACGCAACAAAGGCACCAAGGATTTGGCCCTTGTCGGAATCCGAACCGGCGGAGTCCATTTGGCCCATCGGCTGGTCCGACGGATTCAAGAAATCGAAGGCACTCAGATCCCGATCGGCGAACTGGATATCACGCTCTATCGTGACGATTTATCGTTGCGCAAAGATCAGCCGCTCCTCCGCACGACGTCCGTGCCCTTCAAAATCTCGGACTTGAAGGTCGTCTTGGTCGACGACGTGCTCTTCACGGGCCGAACGATCCGCGCAGCGATGGACGGCTTGATCGACCTCGGGCGGCCGGCTGAAATTCAATTGGCGGTACTGGTGGACCGCGGGCATCGGCAGTTGCCGATCAAGGCCAACTACATCGGAAAAAACATCCCCACCTCCCGCGAGGAAGCCGTGCAAGTGTTCCTCGAGGAAGATGGGGAAGAGGATCGCGTGGTGATTCTGAAATCGTGAGTCGTTGAGCGGAACGCACCACCTGTATGCATTCGGATCTGGTGCTGCCACAGCGTGACATGACGCGGACCGTGTCCCAAGGGAGGACGTCGTGGGTCTCAAACGAAAAGATCTGCTGAGTCTCGCCTCGTTGTCGGCGGAAGATATCAAACTCGTGCTCGACACGGCCGATTCGTTCAAGGAAGTGTCGGGGCGAGAAATCAAGAAAGTTCCGGCCCTGCGCGGGAGAACGGTGGTCAACCTGTTCTTCGAGCCCAGCACGAGGACCCGCACGTCCTTCGAGCTGGCCGCCAAGCGGCTGAGCGCCGACGTCATCAATTTCTCGCCATCGTCCAGCAGCGTCGTCAAAGGAGAAACGCTGCTCGACACGGCGCGCAATATCGAAGCCATGCAGGCCGATATCATTGTGCTGCGGCACTCGGCCGCCGGAGCCGCCGAGACCCTGTCGCGGGGCGTGAAATCTTCCGTCATCAATGCAGGCGACGGCTGGCATGAACACCCGACACAGGCCCTGCTGGACCTCTACACCATTCGCAGCCGCGGCATGCAGTTTCCGGGGTTGAAGGTCGCGATCATTGGCGACGTCGCCCACAGCCGGGTGGCGCGATCGAACATCTATGCGCTGACGAAGCTCGGCGCCGAAGTCAGGGTGGCCGGGCCCCCGACCATGATTCCTTCCCAAATCGAACGGCTGGGGGTGAAGGTCTATTACAATCTCAACGAAGCGCTTCGCGGCGTGAATGTCGCCATGATGCTGCGGCTACAGCTCGAACGGCAGGGACGGGCGATGTTCCCCACCATCCGGGAATATGCTCGGGAATACAGTATGACGAGCGAGCGGTTGAAGTTGGCGGAGCCGGGCGCCATCGTCATGCATCCCGGCCCGATCAACCGCGGGGTGGAGATTGCCCCCGACGTGGCGGACAGCCTCTCCTCCGTCATTCTGGACCAGGTGGCAAACGGCGTCGCCGTACGAATGGGCGTCCTCTATCTCATGTCGGGAGCGAGCGCCTGACATGACAAGACAACGTGAATCAAGCAACAGACACCATGATGGGTTTTGACTTGGAGTTACCGTGGCAATTTTGATCAAAGGCGGACAGGTGATTGATCCCGGGCGAGTGAACGGTCCCGCGGATGTGTTGATCGATAACGGCCGGATTGTGTCGGTAGGACAGGACCTTCAGGCTCCGGCTGGTGCGACCGTCATCCAGGCTGCCGGCCGCTTGGTCTTACCGGGCTTCGTCGATCTCCACGTCCATTTTCGAGAACCGGGATTCGAATACAAGGAAACGATCGAATCGGGAACGTCGGCGGCGGTCGCGGGCGGCTTTACGACTGTCTGTGCCATGCCCAATACCAATCCGGTGAACGACAACCAGTCGATCACGGAATTCATGCTGGAGCGGGCCCGTGCAGCCGGCAAGGCGCATGTGTTGCCCATCGGCGCGATTACCAAGGGATCGGAAGGCAAGGAATTGGCCGAGATCGGTGACCTCCGACGCGCCGGCTGCGTGGCCATTTCGGATGACGGCCGTCCGGTGATGAATAGTCTCGTGATGCGGCGGGCGATGGAATACGCCTTGGCGTTCGACATCCCGGTCGTGGACCATTGCGAAGACCTGCACTTGTCCGAAGGCGGCTGCATGAACGAGGGGCTGGTCTCGACGGAATTGGGGCTCCCTGGCATTCCCTCCGCGGCCGAGGACGTCATGGTCGCGCGCAACGTGGCGCTGGCCGAGTTGACCGGCGCGCGGTTGCACCTGGCCCATATCAGCACCGCCGGCTCTGTTCGCATGGTCCGAGAAGCCAAGTCCCGCGGGCTGAAAGTCACGGCCGAGGCCTGCCCGCATCATTTCACGCTGACGGAGGAAATTGCCCGTGGGTACAACACCCATGCCAAGATGAATCCGCCCCTTCGGACCTGGGAAGACGTGCAGGCCATCAAGGACGGTCTGCGGGACGGCACCATCGATGTGATCGCCACGGATCACGCGCCCCATGCGGCGCAGGAGAAACAGCAGGAGTTCACGCAGGCTCCCTTCGGGATCGTGGGTTTGGAAACAGCGTTGCCCCTGACCTTGGCCTTGGTCGAGGAGGGAGTGCTCACGCTGGAAGCGGCCGTCGACAAATTGGCCACGGCGCCGGCCAAAGCCTTCAGCCTCAATGCCGGCACGCTGGCGATGGGGGCGCCGGCCGATGTGACGATCGTGGATCCGCAGGCACAGTGGGAAGTGGATCCGTCGCAGTTCCGCTCGAAGAGCCGCAACACGCCCTTCGCCGGTTGGAAGGTGAAGGGGCGGGTCACGACGACGATCGTTTCTGGCAGGATCGTGTTCGACCTACAGCAGGCGGGGCACTGAGGAGCGGCGTGGGACAGCGAGGACTCATCGCCTGCATCACGCTCGAGCTGCTCGCCTTGGCGGTGTGGATCGGGGGGCTGGTCGTCCTCGTGGGGGCCGTGATTCCGGCCGTGTTCAATACGTTCGGAGGACAGGACAGCGGCGGTTTCTTCCTCACGCGGGCGTTCGAAGGCTATAATCGGTTAGTGCTGGGCGCAGCCCTGGTGCTTGTTGCGGGTGTCTCCTGCCGCCTATGGCTCAGCCGGCAGGGGATTTCCTCCTGTTCGGTCTCCCGGCCCGAATGGATTCTCCTGGGTGGCATGCTTCTGGTCGCAGGCGCGATCACTTTCGTGCTGCATCCCCAGGCGGCGGCGTTACAGGCCCAGGCCTTTGCTTCGAAGGGTGAGGAAGTCCGAAAGGCGGCATTTGAGGCCTTTTTTCGCATCCACAAGCCCGTAAGATATTTGTACATGTTGAACCTCGGATTGGGGATCGGGTTGCTCGCGGTGCGGGTGCGATCCTGGGTCAACGGATAAGGAGCGAGCGTGAAGAAAGCCATTTTGGCCTTAGCCGACGGAACGGTGTTCGAAGGGCGGGCCCTCGGCGCGGCCGGGGAAACGGTCGGGGAGGTCGTGTTTAACACGTCCATGACCGGCTATCAGGAAATCCTGACGGACCCCTCCTATCGCGGACAGATCATCACCATGACCTGTCCCCACATCGGCAACTACGGGGTCACTCCCGAAGACACCGAGTCCCGCCGGATTTGGGCCGAAGGTTTCGTGGTCAAGGAATCCAGCCGTCTGGCCAGCAACTGGCGGAGCAAGGCGCTCCTGCAGGAGTATCTCGAAACGGCCCACATCGTCGGCATTGAAGGGATCGACACCAGGGCGTTGACCAGGCACCTCCGCGAGAAGGGCGCGCAGCAGGGGCTCATCACCCATGTCGATTTGGACCATCGCCGGGCGGCCGAAAAGGCACGGCAGGCGCCCAGCATCATCGGACGGGACTTGGCCGCTATGGTGACCTGCGGACAACGGTACGCCTGGACCTCGGGAACCGGCGCCTGGGGACCCAAGATCGACATGAAGACCGCCCCGGGGGAACAGGCGGCCCGAAATCCATGGCGAGTCGTCGCCTACGACTTCGGTGTCAAACAGAACATTCTCCGCCGGCTTGTCGATGTAGGCTGTGACGTCATGGTTGTGCCAGCTTCGACGCCGGCAGCCGAGGTGCTGGCTCTGCGCCCCCATGGCCTGTTTCTTTCGAACGGCCCCGGCGATCCGGAGGGTGTGCCCTATGCCATCTCCGCCGTGCGGGAGTTGATCAAGACCTTGCCGACGTTCGGGATCTGCCTCGGGCACCAAATCCTGGGCCTGGCGTTTGGTCTCCAAACCTACAAGCTGAAGTTCGGACATCATGGAGCGAATCATCCTGTGATGGACCTGCGCACGAGGAAAGTAGAAATTACGTCGCAGAACCACAACTTCGCGGTGCGATTCCCGACGAGCGGCGCCTCATCCGCTGAACCGCCGACAGTAGAGACCCCCTTTGGGCGGGTGCGGCTGAGCCACACCAGCCTGAACGATGACTCGGTTGAGGGCATGGTCTGTCTCGACCGACCGGTCTTCTCGGTCCAATACCATCCCGAAGCGGCACCGGGACCGCACGATTCCGCCTACTTGTTCGAAGAGTTCGTGGCGCTTATGGAGAAACATCATGCATAGAGTGTGGCATCTCTGGACGGGGTTATTGGTCGGTATGGCGGCGCTGCTGCAGGCAGGCTGCGTCACGATCAATCTGCCGCCAGGACCCGGTGCGCTCGAAGAATACAAAGTCAGCGGCACCGGCAAAGACAAGGTGCTCCTGATCGATCTGTCGGGTGTGATCAGTTCGGATAACAAAGACAGTTTCTACACATACCCCGGCATGGTCGCGACCATGAAGGAAGAGCTCGAGCGGGCCGCCAAGGACGAACGGATCAAGGCCGTCGTCATTCGCATCAACACGCCCGGCGGGACGGTTACCGCATCGGACATCCTGTATCATGAATTGAAAGCCTTCAAGACCGCGCGCAAGGTCCCGATCGTGGCGTCGATCATGGATATCGGCACCTCCGGCGGCTACTACATCGCCGCGGCGGCCGATACCGTGATGGCGCATCCTTCGTCCGTCACTGGAAGCATCGGAGTCATCATGCTGACGGTCAACGCACGAGGCCTTTTGGAAAAGGTTGGCGTGGAAGCCAATGCGGTGACCTCCGGTCCACGCAAAGATATGGGCTCGCCGTTCCGCCCGATGTTGCCGGAAGAACGGGCGATCTTCCAGGGCGTGATCGATTCGT is part of the Nitrospiraceae bacterium genome and encodes:
- a CDS encoding HDOD domain-containing protein, translated to MRKIVFVDDAREVLQHLQRTLAPMKSEWEMQFFPSGTEALQAIKASGCDVVVSDMVMPKMDGAELLAEVQTVCPHAVRIVLSSDQSPSNHVRSATVAHRFLNKPLDMTTLQATIQQADQLRSVLGNPALRALVKEIKSLPSLPSIYQELMQEMRSPHSSLKKVARIIGKDLAMMAKILQLVNSAFFGLRTHVSSPEQAVALLGFDAIKSLVLSTQVFSQFDRAQLPSFSLDALWQHAMVAGGYARSLAKEEGVDQPVVEAAYTAALLHDLGRLVLAANRPEDYARVMNLVQTQHEADWQAEREVFGADHAHVGAYLLGLWGLSEPIVEAVAFHHHPMEYVASGFTAVTAVHVGNCLAEAQLQGKTAEDPLASSDQAYLRREGFDGRLEQWRTLCRAA
- the pyrR gene encoding bifunctional pyr operon transcriptional regulator/uracil phosphoribosyltransferase PyrR, which translates into the protein MTNETSTEKRQERVVMDAGDIARALTRIAHEVLERNKGTKDLALVGIRTGGVHLAHRLVRRIQEIEGTQIPIGELDITLYRDDLSLRKDQPLLRTTSVPFKISDLKVVLVDDVLFTGRTIRAAMDGLIDLGRPAEIQLAVLVDRGHRQLPIKANYIGKNIPTSREEAVQVFLEEDGEEDRVVILKS
- a CDS encoding aspartate carbamoyltransferase catalytic subunit, which codes for MGLKRKDLLSLASLSAEDIKLVLDTADSFKEVSGREIKKVPALRGRTVVNLFFEPSTRTRTSFELAAKRLSADVINFSPSSSSVVKGETLLDTARNIEAMQADIIVLRHSAAGAAETLSRGVKSSVINAGDGWHEHPTQALLDLYTIRSRGMQFPGLKVAIIGDVAHSRVARSNIYALTKLGAEVRVAGPPTMIPSQIERLGVKVYYNLNEALRGVNVAMMLRLQLERQGRAMFPTIREYAREYSMTSERLKLAEPGAIVMHPGPINRGVEIAPDVADSLSSVILDQVANGVAVRMGVLYLMSGASA
- a CDS encoding dihydroorotase produces the protein MAILIKGGQVIDPGRVNGPADVLIDNGRIVSVGQDLQAPAGATVIQAAGRLVLPGFVDLHVHFREPGFEYKETIESGTSAAVAGGFTTVCAMPNTNPVNDNQSITEFMLERARAAGKAHVLPIGAITKGSEGKELAEIGDLRRAGCVAISDDGRPVMNSLVMRRAMEYALAFDIPVVDHCEDLHLSEGGCMNEGLVSTELGLPGIPSAAEDVMVARNVALAELTGARLHLAHISTAGSVRMVREAKSRGLKVTAEACPHHFTLTEEIARGYNTHAKMNPPLRTWEDVQAIKDGLRDGTIDVIATDHAPHAAQEKQQEFTQAPFGIVGLETALPLTLALVEEGVLTLEAAVDKLATAPAKAFSLNAGTLAMGAPADVTIVDPQAQWEVDPSQFRSKSRNTPFAGWKVKGRVTTTIVSGRIVFDLQQAGH
- the carA gene encoding glutamine-hydrolyzing carbamoyl-phosphate synthase small subunit; translation: MKKAILALADGTVFEGRALGAAGETVGEVVFNTSMTGYQEILTDPSYRGQIITMTCPHIGNYGVTPEDTESRRIWAEGFVVKESSRLASNWRSKALLQEYLETAHIVGIEGIDTRALTRHLREKGAQQGLITHVDLDHRRAAEKARQAPSIIGRDLAAMVTCGQRYAWTSGTGAWGPKIDMKTAPGEQAARNPWRVVAYDFGVKQNILRRLVDVGCDVMVVPASTPAAEVLALRPHGLFLSNGPGDPEGVPYAISAVRELIKTLPTFGICLGHQILGLAFGLQTYKLKFGHHGANHPVMDLRTRKVEITSQNHNFAVRFPTSGASSAEPPTVETPFGRVRLSHTSLNDDSVEGMVCLDRPVFSVQYHPEAAPGPHDSAYLFEEFVALMEKHHA
- the sppA gene encoding signal peptide peptidase SppA; this encodes MHRVWHLWTGLLVGMAALLQAGCVTINLPPGPGALEEYKVSGTGKDKVLLIDLSGVISSDNKDSFYTYPGMVATMKEELERAAKDERIKAVVIRINTPGGTVTASDILYHELKAFKTARKVPIVASIMDIGTSGGYYIAAAADTVMAHPSSVTGSIGVIMLTVNARGLLEKVGVEANAVTSGPRKDMGSPFRPMLPEERAIFQGVIDSFYGRFLHVVQEGRPNLPAEHIRKLADGRIYSGEQAKAAGLIDEIGYLDDAIQAAKTKAGLSEARVVTYRRPGEYQNNIYSRLVGPSPGLAQFANLDLLSLVRGGSPQFMYLWMP